Proteins from a single region of Abyssalbus ytuae:
- a CDS encoding DUF6495 family protein, with translation MKYTRLTKEQFEELHQEFINFLATQSITADEWKDIKENKPHVAEQELDVFSDLIWEGVLGKIEYLENISTDQMHLFYLSHSIMKLIAIRVSQPGIDLTTKKGFDWFKQNFRTDAVEIMVASKDYSEDKNLDKFQLIEKGAVITKGELYRWFEEILP, from the coding sequence ATGAAATATACACGCTTAACTAAAGAGCAATTTGAAGAATTGCATCAGGAATTTATTAATTTCCTGGCAACACAATCAATAACTGCAGATGAATGGAAGGATATAAAAGAAAATAAACCTCATGTTGCCGAACAGGAACTGGACGTCTTTAGTGATTTAATATGGGAAGGTGTTCTGGGAAAAATTGAATATCTCGAAAATATTTCGACAGATCAAATGCATCTTTTTTATCTGTCTCATAGTATAATGAAACTAATAGCAATCAGGGTTTCACAACCCGGTATAGATTTAACTACTAAAAAAGGATTTGATTGGTTTAAGCAAAATTTCAGGACGGATGCCGTAGAAATAATGGTTGCTTCAAAAGATTATTCCGAGGACAAAAACCTTGATAAATTTCAGCTTATAGAAAAAGGAGCTGTTATTACCAAAGGTGAATTGTACAGGTGGTTTGAAGAAATCCTTCCCTGA